One region of Candidatus Zixiibacteriota bacterium genomic DNA includes:
- a CDS encoding DEAD/DEAH box helicase, with translation MNLAQILDAFKIDRSIRENIAHWEVLPAREGQYEDFPDYLDSRLTSILKSKGIRRLYSHQRSAVDSIHGSNDTVIVTPTASGKTLCYNLPVLDAIIRNPSARALYLFPTKALSQDQLAELLTLSNRLDIDIKTYTFDGDTPQTARRLIRSAGHIVVTNPDMLHAGILPHHTKWIKLFENLQYVVIDEIHHYRGIFGSHLANVIRRLKRICEFYGSNPIFITCSATIANPDELAEKIIGRKVQLVDNNGAPSGEKHFLIYNPPVINKQLGIRKSALNESLMLAEHFIRNRIQTIIFAQYRLQVEILLTYLREIFAKSPGKSIKVAGYRGGYLPNQRREIEQGLRSGEIIGVVSTNALELGIDIGAMDVSIIVGYPGSISSVWQQAGRAGRRSGTSLTIFVANSSAINQFLAQHTSYLLKKTPEMGIIDPNNLIISTNHIKCASFELPFRKEESFRPDGTVEILDYLEEQNVLRQSGGKYYWSSEIYPAEQVSLRSASPDNFVILNQSDNNRVIGEVDYYSAPIFLHPEAIYLHDADQYQVTELDWEGKKAYVKEVAVDYYTDAETKSDLKVLSVADEKRIYDAAISWGEVTVTMVTVLFKKVKFHTHENVGSGNLLMPELELHTHAFWYAFPGDVRFKLNLEGEAFGGSLRGLANILGKIAPLWVMCDPHDLRSISQVRSPFSELPTIYIYENIPEGVGYSEKLFNISDDLFRACLEQVQSCPCNGGCPSCVGPEMEVGSRGKEGTEILLRYMLGRTS, from the coding sequence ATGAATCTCGCCCAGATTCTCGATGCCTTCAAAATCGACCGTTCGATTCGCGAGAATATCGCCCACTGGGAGGTTCTCCCGGCCCGTGAGGGGCAATATGAAGATTTCCCCGATTATCTGGACAGTCGGCTCACGTCCATACTGAAAAGTAAAGGGATCCGCAGGCTGTATTCGCACCAGCGAAGTGCGGTCGATTCCATCCATGGGAGTAATGATACGGTTATTGTCACCCCAACCGCCTCCGGCAAGACGCTCTGCTACAATTTGCCGGTGCTTGATGCCATTATCAGGAATCCTTCGGCGCGGGCATTGTACCTATTCCCCACCAAGGCTCTTTCGCAGGACCAGTTGGCGGAATTGCTGACTCTGAGCAACCGTCTTGATATCGATATCAAAACCTATACTTTCGACGGCGATACGCCACAGACCGCCCGGCGCCTCATCCGTTCGGCCGGGCATATCGTTGTTACCAATCCGGACATGCTTCATGCCGGCATCCTCCCGCATCATACGAAATGGATCAAGTTATTCGAAAACCTTCAGTATGTTGTGATTGATGAAATTCACCACTACCGCGGAATTTTCGGCTCGCACCTGGCCAATGTGATTCGAAGACTCAAGCGAATCTGCGAATTCTACGGCTCCAATCCGATCTTTATCACCTGCTCGGCGACGATCGCCAACCCCGATGAACTGGCCGAGAAAATTATTGGACGGAAAGTGCAGCTGGTGGACAATAACGGCGCTCCCTCGGGCGAGAAGCATTTTCTTATCTACAATCCGCCGGTGATAAACAAGCAACTCGGTATTCGCAAATCAGCCCTTAATGAGTCTTTGATGCTGGCCGAGCATTTTATCCGCAACCGAATTCAGACCATCATTTTTGCGCAGTACCGTCTGCAGGTGGAGATTCTCCTGACCTATCTGCGCGAAATATTCGCCAAATCACCGGGGAAAAGTATCAAAGTGGCAGGGTACCGCGGCGGGTACCTTCCCAATCAGCGGCGTGAAATCGAGCAGGGGCTTCGCAGCGGCGAGATAATCGGTGTTGTGTCCACGAATGCCCTTGAGCTGGGAATTGATATCGGCGCTATGGATGTTTCTATAATTGTCGGCTATCCCGGTTCGATATCCTCGGTCTGGCAACAGGCGGGGCGGGCCGGACGCCGTTCGGGAACCTCGCTGACCATCTTTGTCGCCAACAGCTCGGCCATCAATCAATTCCTGGCGCAACACACTTCTTATCTGCTAAAGAAGACGCCCGAGATGGGGATAATCGATCCTAACAATCTCATCATCAGCACCAACCATATCAAATGCGCCAGTTTTGAGCTTCCTTTCCGCAAAGAGGAATCTTTCCGACCCGATGGTACGGTCGAGATACTTGATTATCTCGAGGAGCAGAATGTTCTCCGTCAGAGCGGCGGAAAATACTACTGGTCATCGGAGATTTATCCCGCCGAGCAGGTGTCATTGCGCAGCGCCTCACCGGATAACTTCGTTATCTTGAACCAATCCGACAACAACCGCGTTATCGGCGAGGTTGATTACTATTCGGCCCCGATTTTCCTTCATCCCGAGGCGATATATCTGCATGACGCCGACCAGTATCAGGTGACGGAGTTGGATTGGGAAGGGAAAAAGGCGTATGTCAAGGAGGTCGCGGTCGATTACTACACCGATGCCGAAACGAAATCGGATCTGAAAGTCCTTTCGGTCGCTGATGAGAAACGGATTTATGACGCCGCCATTTCCTGGGGAGAAGTAACGGTCACTATGGTGACGGTACTATTCAAGAAAGTGAAATTCCATACACATGAAAATGTCGGCTCGGGAAATCTCCTGATGCCGGAATTGGAGCTTCATACGCATGCCTTCTGGTATGCATTCCCGGGCGATGTTCGATTCAAGTTGAATCTCGAGGGGGAAGCATTCGGCGGCTCGCTACGGGGGTTGGCCAATATCCTCGGCAAGATTGCACCGCTCTGGGTGATGTGCGACCCGCATGATTTACGCTCCATCTCGCAGGTGCGTTCGCCGTTCAGCGAGCTTCCCACCATCTATATCTATGAAAATATTCCCGAGGGCGTGGGGTATTCGGAAAAACTCTTCAATATTTCCGATGACCTGTTCCGTGCCTGCCTGGAACAGGTGCAGAGTTGCCCGTGTAACGGCGGCTGTCCCTCGTGTGTCGGTCCGGAAATGGAGGTCGGCAGCCGGGGAAAAGAGGGGACCGAGATATTACTCCGCTATATGCTCGGCCGAACATCATAG
- the deoC gene encoding deoxyribose-phosphate aldolase, whose product MITDLNRYFDHSLLKPETDLKGIIALCHEAMENKFFGIAINPYWVTYAKKELAGSDVKIISVSGFPLSANRTDVKVIEAVKGVEDGADEIDMVANVGLLASGEYKTVEREIYEVRRELPDAVILKVIIEAPLLLPENQVNAVKAVINGGAQFVKIATGFFGGATVEMVRRLKDAAAGEIKVKASGGIRTLEDTLALIEAGADRIGSSVSVEIMKEYNRINIAGIKS is encoded by the coding sequence ATGATCACCGATTTGAATCGATATTTTGACCATTCGCTTCTTAAGCCGGAAACCGACCTGAAAGGAATAATCGCCTTATGCCATGAGGCGATGGAAAACAAATTCTTCGGTATCGCTATCAATCCGTATTGGGTGACTTATGCCAAAAAGGAACTGGCCGGCAGTGATGTCAAGATTATCTCGGTCTCCGGATTTCCTCTATCGGCCAACCGTACGGATGTGAAAGTAATTGAAGCGGTGAAGGGGGTCGAGGATGGAGCGGATGAAATTGATATGGTAGCCAATGTCGGCCTTCTGGCTTCCGGCGAGTATAAGACGGTGGAAAGAGAAATCTATGAAGTCCGACGTGAACTGCCTGATGCAGTTATATTGAAAGTGATTATTGAGGCGCCGCTTCTATTGCCGGAGAACCAGGTCAATGCGGTTAAGGCAGTCATCAACGGCGGGGCGCAGTTTGTCAAAATCGCCACCGGATTTTTTGGCGGTGCAACCGTGGAGATGGTGCGCCGGTTGAAAGATGCCGCCGCCGGAGAAATAAAGGTGAAGGCCTCGGGTGGCATAAGAACTTTAGAAGATACGCTTGCCCTGATTGAGGCCGGCGCCGACCGGATCGGCTCATCGGTCTCGGTGGAGATCATGAAAGAGTACAATCGCATAAATATCGCGGGAATAAAATCGTAG
- a CDS encoding archaemetzincin, whose product MKAKIVVVPLGEVDFMMVNRLATNIGPVFGRSVDILKGMKMPDEAYNVVRGQYYATILLNKLERVKANQKEFVMGVCEEDIYLPDEAYIIGHSDIIGGTAIVSLFRIRQEFYGLPEDEMKVYTRLFKQSVHQLAHLFDMTSCRNPRCVNYYSQNMMDIDIKGEKFCDICKRQLTEKR is encoded by the coding sequence ATGAAAGCGAAAATTGTCGTGGTACCGCTGGGCGAAGTTGATTTCATGATGGTCAATCGTCTGGCCACCAATATCGGCCCGGTTTTCGGCCGCTCGGTCGATATCCTCAAAGGTATGAAGATGCCTGATGAGGCGTACAATGTCGTTCGCGGCCAGTACTATGCCACCATCCTTTTGAACAAATTGGAGCGGGTGAAAGCCAATCAGAAAGAGTTTGTAATGGGGGTCTGCGAGGAAGATATCTACTTGCCGGATGAAGCTTATATCATCGGTCATTCCGACATAATCGGCGGAACCGCCATCGTTTCTCTCTTCCGCATCCGTCAGGAATTCTATGGGCTTCCGGAAGATGAAATGAAAGTCTATACCCGCCTTTTCAAACAGTCGGTGCACCAGCTGGCGCATCTGTTTGATATGACCAGCTGCCGCAATCCCAGATGTGTGAATTATTACAGTCAGAACATGATGGATATCGATATCAAGGGCGAAAAATTCTGCGATATCTGCAAACGCCAACTGACCGAAAAGAGATGA